The following proteins are co-located in the Deinococcus detaillensis genome:
- a CDS encoding ABC transporter substrate-binding protein gives MQTPKKIALMTAALLVTVQPAALAQNNAPVKLRFVSLAWQTQAIAAVKTAVAGCNAQSKSYQVDYQQVSWDSVQDYLTTSFEAKSVPDIFHYESTPVMEFGARGYLTDLSKMIPAEMKKDVAKGAWQTVTADNGNIYGVPFLWESLITLYNKDLFKAAGIRVPTVAKPWSWTEFQQASKKLTIDKNGDGTPEQYGSAFGLRSPTNRILNLALGFGGNYFYKSGNKYVIKVGDKEKALLKILLDMHYADKSAAPDGLTAQSPELFAGFFSGKFAMLPGIGVWARQTIAESGPKNFNWGVLPPMKALSQAQGSATQTLSIPASSTHKKEAMQFINCLANRTNDGKLAAGDWLFPTRTSSLKGSYFQSPNNGWKTASESAKYLTMAPFQEVSGFTEVKSKVLTPTFQQLLANRITLDDAAKQIEQQGNDILAKYYK, from the coding sequence ATGCAAACACCTAAAAAGATCGCTCTGATGACCGCCGCTTTGCTCGTTACCGTGCAGCCCGCCGCCCTCGCGCAAAATAACGCTCCGGTCAAACTGCGCTTCGTCAGTCTGGCGTGGCAGACCCAGGCGATTGCGGCGGTCAAGACGGCAGTGGCCGGCTGTAACGCCCAGAGCAAGAGCTATCAGGTGGACTACCAGCAAGTCTCGTGGGACTCGGTTCAGGACTACCTGACCACCTCATTCGAGGCCAAGAGCGTGCCGGACATCTTTCACTATGAATCCACCCCAGTCATGGAATTCGGCGCACGCGGCTACCTGACCGACCTTTCCAAAATGATTCCGGCGGAAATGAAAAAGGACGTGGCCAAGGGCGCGTGGCAGACCGTCACCGCCGATAACGGCAACATTTACGGCGTGCCGTTTTTGTGGGAGTCGCTGATCACCCTCTACAACAAAGACCTGTTCAAGGCGGCGGGCATTCGGGTGCCGACGGTGGCCAAACCCTGGAGCTGGACCGAGTTTCAGCAGGCCTCCAAGAAGCTGACCATCGACAAGAACGGCGACGGCACGCCGGAGCAGTACGGCTCGGCTTTCGGGCTGCGCTCGCCCACCAACCGGATTTTGAATCTGGCGCTGGGCTTCGGCGGCAACTATTTTTACAAGAGTGGTAACAAGTATGTCATCAAGGTGGGCGACAAGGAAAAAGCGCTGCTCAAAATCCTGCTGGACATGCATTACGCCGACAAATCGGCGGCCCCCGACGGCCTGACGGCCCAGAGTCCCGAGTTGTTCGCGGGCTTTTTCTCCGGCAAGTTCGCCATGCTGCCGGGCATCGGGGTGTGGGCACGCCAGACCATCGCCGAGAGCGGCCCAAAAAACTTTAACTGGGGCGTGCTGCCGCCGATGAAAGCGCTCAGCCAGGCGCAGGGATCGGCCACCCAGACCTTGAGCATTCCCGCTTCCAGCACCCACAAAAAAGAAGCCATGCAGTTCATCAACTGCCTGGCCAACCGCACCAACGACGGCAAGCTGGCGGCGGGCGACTGGCTGTTTCCCACCCGCACCTCGTCACTCAAAGGCTCTTACTTCCAGTCGCCCAACAACGGCTGGAAGACCGCTTCCGAATCGGCCAAATACCTGACGATGGCTCCCTTTCAAGAAGTCAGCGGCTTCACCGAAGTCAAGAGTAAAGTGCTGACGCCCACCTTTCAGCAACTGCTGGCCAACCGAATCACTCTGGATGACGCCGCCAAGCAAATTGAGCAGCAAGGCAACGACATTCTGGCCAAATACTATAAATAA
- a CDS encoding carbohydrate ABC transporter permease encodes MSAPQILYRRKSKFSGSRLLMSLLMWGFVLFLAFPVVWLLSTAFKPNAEIFGAASFFPKAPTLSNFSEAISDLGVVQSAFNTFKVSIISAALTLAIATPASYALARRPSGINKAVLIWILVTQTFPVILVLVPLFLILARFGLVNTHLGLILVYVVWSLPFVLWMLQGYIAGIPVELEEAAAVDGATPLQAIRHILVPLILPALIATGLYAFINAWNEFFFALVLLKSPELMTIQVNLSRLRGVEGLARWGPLAAGSVLATIPTLILFAFMQRRLVSGLLAGGVKA; translated from the coding sequence GTGAGCGCTCCTCAAATCCTTTACCGCCGCAAATCCAAATTCTCCGGCTCCCGCTTGCTGATGTCGCTGCTGATGTGGGGCTTCGTGCTGTTCTTGGCGTTTCCGGTGGTGTGGCTGCTCTCCACCGCCTTCAAACCCAACGCTGAAATCTTCGGTGCGGCCAGCTTTTTTCCTAAAGCGCCGACGCTGAGCAATTTCTCGGAGGCCATCAGCGACCTAGGCGTCGTGCAGAGCGCTTTCAATACCTTCAAAGTCAGCATTATCTCAGCGGCACTGACGCTGGCGATTGCCACGCCGGCTTCCTACGCGCTGGCCAGGCGGCCCAGCGGCATCAACAAAGCGGTGCTGATCTGGATTTTGGTGACGCAGACCTTTCCCGTCATCTTGGTGCTGGTACCGCTGTTTCTGATTCTGGCCCGCTTCGGCCTGGTCAACACCCACCTCGGCCTGATTCTGGTGTATGTGGTGTGGAGCTTGCCGTTCGTCCTGTGGATGCTGCAAGGCTACATCGCGGGCATTCCGGTTGAGTTGGAAGAAGCGGCGGCGGTAGACGGAGCCACGCCCTTGCAAGCCATTCGCCACATCTTGGTGCCGCTGATTTTGCCGGCACTGATCGCCACTGGCTTGTACGCTTTCATCAACGCTTGGAATGAATTTTTCTTCGCGTTGGTGCTGCTCAAGTCGCCTGAGCTGATGACCATCCAGGTCAATTTGTCGCGGCTGCGGGGCGTCGAGGGTTTGGCCCGTTGGGGGCCACTGGCGGCGGGCAGCGTGCTGGCCACCATTCCCACGCTGATTTTGTTCGCCTTTATGCAGCGCCGCTTGGTGTCGGGCCTGCTGGCGGGCGGGGTCAAGGCTTAA
- a CDS encoding carbohydrate ABC transporter permease translates to MTARVAGKKPAPSGYARVSWWLFVPTLLPVVVLSVWPLLQGVYLGFTDYTLGAESRKFIWFGNFAKMFSDRQFWSSFQIGAVWTVTVTAGVIVLGMGLALLLNARLPGQAVARVLVLIPWAIPPVIKGMIWRLIYHPSSGFLNGFLVSVGILKSPIDWLGSFTWALPAVIVVGIWTGLPQATVVLLAGLQTIPEDLHEAASLDGASSWQQLRHVTLPLMMPVILAVSALEFMWNFNSFGLVYTLTEGGPAGTTRLPMLFAYEEAFRYGNIAYASALGLAIVLIIGLALLYSVRSQFLSATKAAA, encoded by the coding sequence ATGACTGCTCGAGTGGCTGGCAAAAAACCTGCGCCGAGCGGTTACGCCCGCGTGTCGTGGTGGCTGTTCGTGCCGACCCTGCTTCCCGTGGTGGTTTTGTCGGTCTGGCCGCTGCTTCAGGGCGTCTATCTGGGCTTCACCGATTACACGCTGGGCGCGGAGAGCCGGAAATTTATCTGGTTTGGCAACTTTGCCAAGATGTTCTCAGACCGTCAGTTCTGGAGTTCGTTTCAAATTGGAGCCGTCTGGACGGTGACGGTGACGGCGGGCGTGATCGTGCTGGGCATGGGCCTGGCGCTGCTGCTCAACGCCCGCTTGCCTGGACAGGCCGTAGCCCGCGTGCTGGTTCTCATTCCTTGGGCCATTCCGCCAGTCATCAAGGGCATGATCTGGCGGCTGATCTACCACCCCAGCAGCGGCTTTCTCAACGGCTTTTTGGTGTCGGTGGGCATTCTCAAATCGCCGATCGACTGGCTGGGCAGCTTCACTTGGGCCTTGCCCGCCGTCATCGTAGTCGGTATCTGGACGGGACTCCCGCAGGCCACAGTAGTGCTGCTGGCGGGCCTTCAGACCATTCCCGAAGACCTCCACGAAGCGGCCTCGCTCGACGGAGCTTCAAGCTGGCAGCAGCTTCGCCACGTCACTTTGCCGCTGATGATGCCGGTGATTCTGGCGGTTTCGGCGTTGGAATTTATGTGGAATTTCAATTCGTTCGGACTGGTCTACACTCTCACCGAGGGCGGGCCTGCCGGAACCACCCGGCTGCCGATGCTGTTCGCCTACGAAGAAGCCTTCCGCTACGGCAACATCGCTTACGCCTCGGCGCTGGGCCTGGCCATCGTGCTGATTATCGGGCTGGCGCTGCTTTACAGCGTTCGCAGCCAGTTTCTGTCGGCCACCAAGGCGGCGGCGTGA
- a CDS encoding aminotransferase class I/II-fold pyridoxal phosphate-dependent enzyme → MALDRFHPLAQQELDSLRAEGKRKSFEAVVERVIQPQGQSGPRFVLRGDSAPYLRMNANSYLGLSFHPKLIEADEAAVRAYGVGPGAVRFISGSYLPHVQLEARLAAFHGRGASMIFSSAYATVLSVLSVLITPQTAVISDELNHNCIINAVRLSRPHSKAVYKHLDLDGLDTQLTAAKGAARALVVTDGIFSMRGAHAPLAEIAAICRAHDADFPEGVLLVVDDSHGVGAFGQTGRGTEEFTHTQVDVLIGTLGKAFGVNGGYVTSSHVLIDYLREKSPTYIYSNPITAGEAAAAHAALDLTDSEWGRERLTRLRSLTEQFRSGLKERGFETLDGQHPVVPLFVRDQAKLVARVADLKTRGILATGISYPVVPKGDESVRFQINADHTPADVDEVLAALGRATP, encoded by the coding sequence ATGGCGCTTGACCGCTTTCACCCGCTCGCCCAGCAAGAACTCGATTCTCTCCGTGCCGAGGGCAAACGCAAGAGCTTTGAAGCGGTGGTGGAGCGCGTTATCCAGCCGCAGGGCCAAAGCGGCCCACGCTTCGTGCTGCGCGGTGATTCTGCGCCGTATCTGCGGATGAACGCCAACAGCTACCTCGGCCTGAGCTTTCACCCCAAGCTGATCGAGGCCGACGAAGCGGCGGTGCGGGCCTACGGTGTCGGCCCCGGCGCGGTGCGTTTTATCAGCGGCTCGTATTTGCCGCATGTACAGTTGGAAGCGCGGCTGGCGGCGTTTCACGGGAGAGGGGCGTCCATGATTTTCAGCTCGGCCTACGCCACCGTGCTGAGCGTGCTGAGCGTGCTGATTACGCCGCAGACCGCCGTCATCAGCGACGAACTCAACCACAACTGCATCATCAACGCCGTGCGGCTTTCGCGCCCCCACAGCAAAGCCGTTTACAAACACCTCGATCTGGACGGATTGGACACCCAGCTCACGGCAGCCAAAGGTGCGGCGCGTGCCCTCGTCGTCACGGACGGTATTTTCTCGATGCGCGGGGCGCACGCGCCGCTGGCTGAGATTGCCGCCATCTGCCGCGCCCACGACGCCGATTTCCCCGAGGGCGTGCTGCTGGTGGTCGACGACTCGCACGGGGTTGGGGCCTTCGGGCAGACCGGACGCGGCACCGAGGAGTTTACCCACACGCAGGTCGACGTTTTGATCGGCACGCTGGGCAAGGCGTTTGGGGTCAACGGCGGTTACGTGACCAGCAGCCACGTCCTGATTGATTATTTGCGCGAGAAGTCACCGACCTACATCTACTCCAACCCCATCACCGCCGGAGAAGCCGCCGCCGCCCACGCCGCGCTCGATTTGACCGACAGTGAGTGGGGCCGTGAGCGGCTGACCAGATTGCGCTCGCTCACCGAGCAGTTTCGCAGCGGACTCAAGGAGCGCGGCTTTGAAACTTTGGACGGCCAGCATCCGGTGGTGCCGCTGTTCGTGCGCGATCAAGCCAAGTTGGTGGCGCGGGTGGCTGATCTCAAGACGAGAGGCATTCTGGCTACCGGCATTTCTTATCCGGTGGTGCCGAAAGGCGACGAGAGCGTCAGATTCCAGATCAACGCCGACCACACTCCCGCCGACGTGGATGAAGTTCTGGCAGCACTGGGGAGGGCCACTCCCTGA